One window of Amaranthus tricolor cultivar Red isolate AtriRed21 chromosome 13, ASM2621246v1, whole genome shotgun sequence genomic DNA carries:
- the LOC130798976 gene encoding LRR receptor-like serine/threonine-protein kinase GSO1 produces the protein MGIKMAYLCFFTLFLVTVSFGYVSCLRNTTLETLLEVKKSFVEDPNGVLKTWSDKNPDFCKWNGISCDDDSVGNSDRVVLSLNLSGSSLTGSLSPALGSLKQLLHLDLSSNQLSGPIPTTLSNLSSLVSLLLFTNQLSGPIPTQLGSLTSLNVMRIGDNDLTGPIPTSFGQLSNLVTLGLGSCSLSGSIPSQLGKLTKLENLILQENYLVGPIPVELGNCTNLVLFAAAENMLNGSIPQELGELQNLQNLNLANNSLSGNIPDQIGDMGQLDYLNLMGNQLVGPIPKSLTKLGNLRSIDLSMNKLTGFILEEFGQMNQLVNLALSGNTLSGTIPSSICANATSLQSMYLSNTQLSGEIPPEISQCQSLEILDLSNNTLNGSIPVELYQLVELTDLYLYNNSLTGAISPAIGNLSNLQSLAVYLNKLGGNLPKEIGMLGNLEEIFIYDNQFSGEIPLEIGNCSSLQMIDFYGNHFNGNIPSTIGLLKELNFLHLRENDLVGEIPPSLGECQQLLILDLADNHLSGGIPSTFGNLKSLQQFMLYNNSLEGNIPDELKSLSNLTRINLSHNKLNGSISALCSSTSLLSFDVTNNEFDHVIPPQLGDSPLLERLRLGNNHFIGEIPPTFGFIGELSLLDLSKNSISGSIPFELSSCKKLSHLDLNGNRLTGKLPTWFGSLPMLGELKLSLNSFIGPLPPQLFNCSKLLVLSLEDNQLNGTLPIEIGNLGSLNVLKLSKNQISGSIPPSIGKLSKLYELRLSDNQLNGEIPVDISQLQNLQIMLDLSSNRLTGSIPPQIGLLSKLEALSLSHNQLTGDIPPQIGEMSSLSLLNLSYNNLEGKLDKQLSKWPSDVYEGNKLLCGKPLLRCDSDNPRNKHTPGALILPTFLSIVAAIVVLLGVAICIKRRREIMQRSRVLGGSTFSSSSSNTNRRLLNLKSPRRQSEYRWDDIMEATKNLSDAFIIGSGGSGTIYKADLSFGETVAVKKIARKDDLMLDKSFSREIKTLGRIRHRHLVKLIGYCSNKGEGSNLLIYDYMENGSVWDWLHGQGSSGKKGEKKGLDWETRLRIAVGLAQGVEYLHHDCVPKIIHRDIKSSNVLLDSNMEAHLGDFGLAKQLHSNYESLNDTESSVFFAGSYGYIPPEYAYSLKTTEKSDVYSMGIVLMELVTGKMPTATCFGTDMDMVRWVENHMEMEGSEQEKLFDSRLKPLSPNEENAALQVLEIALQCTKTYPAERPTSRQICDQLLQVYRNRTVSFTKSDSSIV, from the exons ATGGGGATAAAAATGgcatatttatgtttttttactctatttttagtAACTGTGTCATTTGGGTATGTTTCATGTTTGAGAAATACTACTTTAGAGACTCTTTTAGAGGTAAAGAAATCCTTTGTGGAAGACCCAAATGGTGTACTGAAAACCTGGTCTGATAAAAACCCAGATTTCTGCAAATGGAATGGAATCTCTTGTGATGATGACTCAGTTGGTAACTCGGACCGAGTTGTACTGAGTCTTAACCTTTCTGGGTCATCACTCACTGGGTCACTATCCCCTGCACTTGGTAGTTTAAAGCAACTACTCCACCTTGACCTCTCTAGTAACCAACTCAGTGGTCCCATCCCAACAACTCTTTCAAACCTTTCCTCCTTAGTATCTTTACTTCTTTTCACAAATCAGCTAAGTGGGCCTATCCCTACTCAACTTGGCTCACTCACAAGCCTCAATGTCATGAGGATAGGTGACAATGATCTCACAGGTCCAATCCCTACATCATTTGGCCAACTTTCTAATTTAGTCACCTTGGGTTTAGGCTCTTGTAGTCTCTCTGGTTCAATACCTTCCCAATTAGGAAAGTTAACCAAGCTTGAAAATTTGATCCTGCAAGAAAACTATTTGGTGGGTCCAATACCAGTTGAGCTAGGAAATTGCACAAACCTTGTTCTTTTTGCAGCAGCTGAGAATATGTTAAACGGCAGTATCCCTCAAGAATTGGGTGAGCTTCAGAATCTTCAAAATCTGAACCttgcaaataatagtttatCAGGTAACATTCCTGACCAAATTGGTGATATGGGTCAGCTTGATTACCTAAATTTGATGGGTAATCAGCTTGTGGGTCCCATCCCCAAATCATTGACCAAGTTGGGTAATCTTAGAAGCATTGATTTATCAATGAACAAGCTCACTGGATTCATACTTGAAGAGTTTGGACAAATGAATCAGTTAGTGAACCTGGCTTTATCTGGCAATACACTTTCTGGTACAATACCATCCAGTATTTGTGCTAATGCAACAAGTCTTCAGAGCATGTATCTGTCAAATACCCAACTTTCCGGTGAAATCCCACCAGAAATTAGTCAATGTCAGTCACTGGAAATCCTTGACTTATCCAACAATACACTCAACGGGTCGATACCCGTTGAGTTATATCAGTTGGTTGAACTAACTGATTTGTATTTGTACAACAACAGTTTAACTGGTGCAATTTCTCCTGCTATTGGAAACCTCAGCAATTTGCAGAGTTTGGCAGTTTACCTGAACAAGCTTGGAGGAAATTTGCCTAAAGAGATTGGTATGTTGGGAAATCTTGAGGAAATTTTCATCTATGACAACCAATTTTCAGGGGAAATTCCTTTGGAAATAGGCAATTGTTCAAGCTTACAGATGATTGATTTCTATGGGAATCACTTCAATGGGAACATACCTAGTACCATAGGTCTTCTTAAAGAATTGAATTTCCTGCATCTCAGAGAAAATGATCTGGTGGGTGAGATTCCACCTAGTTTGGGTGAGTGTCAGCAGCTTTTAATCCTTGATTTGGCTGATAATCATCTCTCTGGTGGGATTCCTTCAACATTTGGAAACCTGAAATCTCTGCAGCAGTTTATGCTGTATAATAACTCACTTGAAGGTAATATCCCTGATGAACTGAAAAGCTTGTCTAATTTGACAAGAATTAATCTTTCCCATAACAAATTGAATGGTAGCATTTCTGCATTGTGTAGTTCCACTTCATTGCTTTCTTTTGATGTCACTAACAATGAATTTGATCATGTAATTCCTCCTCAATTGGGGGACTCACCCTTGCTTGAAAGGTTAAGACTAGGGAACAACCATTTCATTGGGGAAATCCCTCCAACATTCGGGTTCATTGGCGAATTATCCCTTTTAGATCTTTCCAAAAACTCGATTTCTGGCTCGATACCCTTTGAGCTTTCATCGTGTAAGAAACTATCCCATCTTGATCTTAATGGAAACCGTCTCACCGGAAAGCTCCCAACTTGGTTTGGGAGTTTGCCCATGTTGGGGGAACTCAAACTGTCCTTGAATTCGTTCATTGGTCCTTTGCCACCCCAATTATTCAACTGTTCTAAGCTCCTTGTCCTTTCCCTGGAGGACAATCAGTTGAATGGTACATTACCCATTGAAATTGGTAATCTTGGTTCTCTTAATGTCCTTAAGCTCAGTAAGAATCAAATTTCTGGCTCTATCCCACCTTCAATAGGGAAATTGAGCAAACTCTATGAGCTACGACTGTCGGATAATCAACTCAATGGTGAAATCCCAGTTGATATTTCTCAACTTCAGAATCTCCAAATCATGCTAGACCTTAGTTCAAACCGTCTTACCGGATCAATTCCACCACAAATTGGACTGCTTTCTAAGCTTGAAGCTCTCAGTTTATCTCACAATCAGCTCACAGGAGATATACCGCCTCAGATCGGTGAAATGAGTAGTTTGAGCCTTCTTAACCTTTCATACAATAACCTTGAAGGGAAACTTGATAAACAGTTGTCAAAATGGCCATCTGATGTTTATGAGGGGAATAAATTACTCTGTGGAAAGCCTCTTCTTCGTTGCGATTCAGATAACCCGAGAAATAAACATACACCAGGAGCATTGATACTTCCAACATTTCTAAGCATTGTTGCTGCGATTGTCGTACTACTTGGTGTCGCCATTTGCATTAAACGAAGACGAGAGATTATGCAGAGATCGCGGGTTTTAGGAGGGAGCACTTTCTCCTCTAGTTCTTCGAATACAAACCGGCGTTTACTCAATCTGAAATCACCTAGGAGGCAGTCAGAATACAGATGGGATGACATAATGGAAGCAACAAAGAATCTGAGTGATGCTTTTATAATTGGTTCTGGTGGTTCTGGCACAATTTATAAGGCAGACTTATCGTTCGGAGAGACAGTAGCCGTGAAAAAGATAGCACGGAAAGATGATCTGATGTTAGATAAGAGCTTTTCCAGAGAGATTAAAACTTTGGGGAGGATAAGGCACAGACATTTGGTGAAACTAATAGGGTACTGCAGCAACAAAGGCGAAGGCTCGAATCTGTTGATATATGATTATATGGAGAATGGGAGTGTATGGGACTGGCTGCACGGACAAGGAAGCAGCGGCAAGAAGGGGGAAAAGAAGGGACTCGATTGGGAGACGAGGTTGAGAATCGCTGTGGGGTTAGCTCAAGGTGTGGAGTACCTGCACCATGATTGTGTGCCGAAAATCATTCATAGAGATATCAAGTCAAGTAATGTGCTGCTGGATTCTAACATGGAGGCTCATTTGGGCGATTTTGGACTCGCGAAACAACTCCATAGCAATTATGAATCTCTCAATGATACTGAATCCAGTGTGTTTTTTGCTGGATCCTATGGATACATCCCACCAG AGTATGCATACTCATTGAAGACAACAGAAAAAAGTGATGTTTACAGCATGGGAATTGTATTAATGGAGCTCGTAACTGGAAAAATGCCAACAGCTACATGCTTTGGTACAGATATGGATATGGTGAGATGGGTCGAAAACCATATGGAAATGGAAGGATCAGAACAGGAGAAGCTGTTCGACTCGAGATTGAAGCCTCTATCCCCCAATGAAGAAAATGCAGCTCTTCAGGTTCTTGAAATTGCACTGCAATGCACCAAGACTTACCCTGCCGAAAGGCCAACTTCGCGCCAAATCTGTGATCAACTCTTGCAAGTTTACAGGAACAGGACAGTCAGTTTCACCAAGAGTGACAGTAGCATAGTTTGA